From Salinicoccus roseus, the proteins below share one genomic window:
- a CDS encoding sodium:solute symporter family transporter, producing MEQITLYTWIGFSAFLLLMLAVGYLSSRKMKTIGDFATGGGKLGPYVLGFSFAATYLSAATFLGYPGWSHEWGLSNLWLFLAMIGGGPIGVLMVAKKVRKLNTKQKSLSLPDWLGDFYNSDILRVGTALILLFNIFYIAAQFVAGARIFEYLLGMSYTTGLILIAAIVVVYVFAGGALADIYTDAIQAVLMAVTAIVIFISGIVIFWRGSITDTFSGISGNLASQNENLVRVFNPESFHFYSFGAVFGAIAIQWAFASAPHLFNKVLGLKHEKDLGKMIATYVVVASLCVLVLFGGLYSRAALGDSVAAADLALVDYIIWAFPAIFVAFFGVVILAAAMSTTDGIFVSISTVFANDIFLKFLVKRRIVKVSDEKAQRIAFQISRMTVPVIGLLALLIVIRPPEYMGDVMWIGISGIAAGTMGPILQAVYAKRRAPARAAELSMIVGLGSYLFLYFSGIIPSTMSAGAVATFIGIATINIASWVLHASREVKPAEEGGS from the coding sequence ATGGAACAGATAACTTTATATACTTGGATCGGCTTTTCCGCATTCCTTCTACTGATGCTTGCGGTCGGCTATCTGAGTTCAAGAAAAATGAAGACCATCGGTGATTTTGCGACAGGCGGCGGCAAGCTTGGTCCATATGTACTGGGCTTTTCATTCGCCGCAACGTATTTAAGTGCAGCAACCTTCCTCGGGTATCCGGGATGGTCCCATGAGTGGGGGCTGTCCAACCTCTGGCTGTTCCTGGCCATGATCGGTGGTGGACCGATCGGTGTACTCATGGTCGCCAAAAAGGTGCGTAAGCTGAATACGAAGCAGAAATCCCTGTCCCTGCCGGATTGGCTGGGGGATTTCTATAATAGTGACATCCTGCGGGTTGGGACGGCCCTCATCCTGCTGTTCAACATATTCTACATCGCCGCCCAGTTCGTTGCAGGTGCACGGATATTTGAGTATCTGCTCGGCATGTCCTATACGACCGGCCTCATTCTCATCGCAGCCATCGTCGTCGTCTATGTATTTGCAGGCGGTGCCCTGGCCGACATATATACCGATGCCATCCAGGCCGTGCTGATGGCGGTCACAGCCATCGTCATATTCATCTCGGGCATCGTCATATTCTGGCGCGGGAGCATCACGGATACATTTTCCGGTATTTCAGGCAACCTTGCTTCACAGAATGAAAATCTCGTGAGGGTATTCAATCCCGAATCCTTCCACTTCTATTCCTTTGGGGCCGTATTCGGCGCCATCGCCATCCAGTGGGCGTTCGCTTCCGCTCCGCACCTGTTCAATAAGGTGCTCGGACTGAAGCATGAGAAGGATCTCGGCAAGATGATTGCGACCTACGTCGTCGTCGCTTCCCTATGTGTGCTTGTCCTCTTCGGAGGCCTATACAGCCGGGCGGCACTCGGCGATTCGGTTGCTGCAGCGGACCTGGCACTCGTCGACTACATCATCTGGGCCTTCCCCGCCATCTTCGTCGCATTTTTCGGCGTCGTCATCCTGGCTGCTGCGATGTCCACGACGGACGGCATCTTCGTATCCATTTCGACGGTGTTCGCCAATGATATCTTCCTGAAGTTCTTGGTGAAGCGCAGAATCGTCAAGGTGAGCGATGAAAAAGCACAGCGCATCGCCTTCCAGATCAGTCGCATGACCGTTCCGGTCATCGGTCTGCTGGCATTGCTCATCGTCATCCGCCCGCCTGAATATATGGGTGACGTCATGTGGATCGGCATCTCCGGCATCGCTGCCGGAACGATGGGGCCGATACTGCAGGCTGTCTATGCGAAACGGCGGGCACCGGCACGTGCTGCTGAGCTGTCGATGATCGTGGGCTTGGGCTCCTACCTGTTCCTCTATTTCAGCGGGATCATCCCAAGTACGATGTCGGCAGGGGCTGTGGCGACCTTCATCGGAATCGCCACCATCAATATCGCCTCATGGGTGCTCCACGCGTCCAGAGAGGTGAAACCGGCAGAAGAGGGGGGATCCTGA
- a CDS encoding alpha/beta hydrolase codes for MKHIYNENKKGAPVFVLLHGTGGTEHDLLPLAGMLNPEYNVLSVRGNVSENGMNRYFKRHGEGQYDVEDLNFRGKELHDFIVESSEDYGFDVRDVIFVGFSNGSNIAINMMLREDTDYRKAILFAPLYPVTIDHDKDLSGAEVFLSMGRNDPMAPEEESKRVIELFESRGADVTTTWVNGHSLPQEAAMKAKEWLGR; via the coding sequence ATGAAGCATATATATAATGAAAATAAAAAAGGTGCACCGGTATTCGTACTGCTGCACGGCACCGGCGGTACGGAGCATGACCTCCTGCCGCTCGCAGGGATGCTCAACCCGGAGTATAACGTTCTCAGTGTGAGGGGCAATGTTTCCGAAAATGGCATGAACCGCTACTTCAAGCGGCACGGGGAAGGACAGTATGATGTGGAAGACCTCAATTTCCGTGGCAAGGAACTGCATGACTTCATCGTTGAATCATCCGAAGACTATGGATTCGATGTCCGTGACGTAATCTTCGTCGGATTCTCCAACGGTTCGAACATCGCCATCAACATGATGCTGAGGGAAGATACCGACTACAGGAAGGCGATTCTTTTTGCACCGCTCTATCCTGTTACAATCGACCATGATAAGGACCTCAGTGGTGCGGAAGTATTCCTCTCCATGGGCAGGAATGATCCGATGGCACCAGAAGAGGAAAGCAAGCGCGTCATCGAGCTGTTCGAATCACGCGGAGCCGATGTGACCACCACCTGGGTGAATGGACACAGTCTACCTCAGGAAGCTGCGATGAAGGCGAAAGAATGGCTGGGTAGATAA
- a CDS encoding LLM class flavin-dependent oxidoreductase: MSKKQIHLNGFIQNSPSPHSTGLWKHEKDQGTRHNRLDYWTGTAKTLERGKFDALFIADVLGTYSVYGNSHDAAAKHAVQLPAHDPTLVIPAMAAVTKHLGFAPTISTTYAQPYSLARQLSTLDHLTEGRVAWNVVTSYLESEAVNMGLEQRLPKEMRYNRADEFLEVVYKLWEDSWEADAVQYDREKDTFADPDKVHMINHRGEFFNVPGPHLVEPSPQRTPVLFQAGASPKGRDFAAKHAEAVFTKNHSLEALAAYVKDIRERTVAQGRNGDDVKVFPMILPIIGETEAEAYEKYEALQDSVSYEGTASLLSGHTGIDFSQYDPDQYIEDIETEAVQGNLDMYTKDPNRKWTLREAIKNHGLGNGTVKFIGTPAQIADRIEEWATEGDADGFNIAQTYSPGTFEEFVDLVVPELQARGIYRTEYEGETLRENMFGKGRKHLADNHPAKRPSLAGQWH, from the coding sequence ATGTCAAAAAAACAGATCCATCTCAACGGATTCATCCAAAATTCACCGTCCCCCCATTCCACGGGTCTCTGGAAGCATGAAAAGGACCAGGGGACACGCCACAATCGTCTGGACTATTGGACCGGTACAGCAAAGACGCTGGAACGCGGTAAATTCGATGCGCTCTTCATTGCGGATGTCCTCGGCACCTACAGCGTCTACGGCAACAGTCATGACGCAGCAGCGAAGCACGCAGTCCAGCTTCCCGCCCATGATCCGACACTTGTGATTCCTGCCATGGCGGCCGTCACGAAGCATCTTGGCTTCGCGCCGACGATTTCGACTACATACGCACAGCCCTATTCATTGGCCCGCCAACTGTCGACGCTGGATCATCTGACGGAAGGCCGGGTGGCATGGAATGTCGTGACTTCATATCTTGAGAGCGAGGCGGTGAATATGGGGCTCGAACAGCGTCTGCCGAAGGAGATGCGCTATAACCGTGCAGACGAATTCCTCGAAGTCGTGTACAAGCTCTGGGAGGACAGCTGGGAAGCGGATGCGGTCCAATATGACAGGGAGAAGGACACGTTTGCCGACCCGGATAAGGTGCACATGATCAACCACCGCGGTGAATTCTTCAATGTGCCGGGCCCCCACCTTGTGGAACCTTCGCCCCAGAGGACGCCAGTGCTCTTCCAGGCGGGTGCCTCACCGAAGGGGAGAGACTTCGCAGCAAAGCATGCGGAAGCGGTCTTCACGAAGAATCATTCGCTCGAAGCGCTGGCAGCCTATGTGAAGGATATCAGGGAACGTACGGTGGCCCAGGGCAGGAATGGAGATGACGTCAAAGTGTTTCCGATGATCCTGCCGATCATCGGGGAGACCGAGGCGGAAGCCTATGAGAAGTATGAAGCACTCCAGGACAGCGTGAGCTATGAAGGCACGGCATCCCTCCTGTCCGGCCATACGGGCATCGACTTCTCCCAGTATGATCCGGACCAGTATATCGAGGATATCGAAACCGAAGCGGTGCAGGGGAACCTCGACATGTATACGAAGGACCCGAACCGCAAATGGACATTGCGTGAAGCAATCAAGAACCACGGCCTCGGCAACGGGACCGTGAAGTTCATCGGTACGCCTGCCCAGATTGCCGACCGGATAGAAGAGTGGGCCACAGAGGGCGACGCAGATGGATTCAACATCGCCCAGACCTATTCGCCGGGCACGTTTGAAGAGTTCGTCGACCTTGTCGTACCTGAACTGCAGGCGCGCGGCATCTACCGCACGGAATATGAAGGGGAGACGCTCAGGGAGAATATGTTCGGAAAAGGAAGGAAACATCTTGCAGACAATCATCCCGCAAAGAGGCCAAGCCTTGCAGGGCAGTGGCACTAG
- a CDS encoding ABC transporter ATP-binding protein encodes MRILKIEGLKKTFNDKTVIEDLNLEVAENEIYGFIGSNGAGKTTTMKMVLGLLKSDGGEIYVCGEKVRFGDTPTNRHVGYLPDVPEFYTYMNAEEYLKLCADITRMGKAEQRERIDALLKLVGLRGEKARIRNYSRGMKQRLGIAQALIHRPKLLICDEPTSALDPKGRMEILKILKEITKETTVIFSTHILTDVERISDRVGILYEGKIVKEIDLSKESLGEKGIVVEFDQESYDKISPALDMRHIGGASYVIEDHSLQEIYGVLHAHGVYPERIVKERKSLEDVYLEVTT; translated from the coding sequence ATGAGAATACTTAAGATTGAAGGGCTGAAGAAGACGTTCAACGATAAGACGGTGATCGAGGATCTGAACCTTGAAGTTGCAGAAAATGAAATCTATGGATTCATCGGCAGCAATGGTGCCGGCAAGACGACTACGATGAAGATGGTGCTCGGCCTGTTGAAGTCGGACGGTGGAGAGATATATGTCTGCGGTGAAAAAGTTCGGTTCGGGGATACACCGACGAACCGTCATGTCGGCTATCTGCCGGATGTGCCGGAATTCTATACTTATATGAATGCGGAGGAGTATCTGAAGCTGTGTGCCGACATCACCCGGATGGGGAAGGCGGAGCAGCGTGAACGGATTGATGCACTCCTCAAGCTGGTCGGGCTCCGCGGAGAGAAGGCGCGGATCAGGAACTATTCACGCGGGATGAAGCAACGACTCGGCATTGCACAGGCGCTAATCCACCGGCCGAAGCTCCTGATCTGCGATGAACCGACGAGTGCCCTCGATCCGAAGGGACGGATGGAGATACTGAAGATATTGAAGGAGATCACAAAAGAGACGACGGTCATCTTCTCCACGCATATACTGACCGACGTCGAGCGTATTTCCGACAGGGTCGGGATCCTGTATGAGGGGAAGATCGTGAAGGAGATCGACCTTTCCAAGGAATCCCTCGGCGAAAAGGGTATCGTCGTCGAATTTGATCAGGAATCTTATGATAAAATTTCACCGGCACTTGATATGCGTCACATAGGCGGGGCATCATATGTCATAGAGGACCATTCCCTGCAGGAAATCTATGGTGTACTGCATGCGCATGGAGTATACCCGGAAAGAATAGTGAAGGAACGGAAATCTCTTGAGGATGTTTACCTGGAGGTGACCACATGA
- a CDS encoding PLDc N-terminal domain-containing protein translates to MNMDVQEYLPFLIPLLLLQLVLMVTALVMIIRQEHFKYLNKVVWIIVVLVLNIIGPILYFVLERR, encoded by the coding sequence ATGAATATGGATGTACAGGAATATCTGCCGTTCTTGATACCACTGCTTCTGCTGCAGCTGGTATTGATGGTGACTGCGCTGGTGATGATCATCAGGCAGGAGCATTTCAAGTATTTGAATAAGGTGGTCTGGATCATCGTCGTGCTCGTTCTGAACATCATCGGACCGATCCTATACTTCGTACTGGAGCGCAGATGA
- a CDS encoding M20 metallopeptidase family protein, whose amino-acid sequence MDINNFERARELRHELHANPELSNEETWTKQHLMDFLKRHTSLEIINRGTWFYAAYRSGADGLSIAFRADFDALPMDETIDVPWASKFPGKAHKCGHDGHSATLAAFALEIDQKGCSNNIFFLFQPAEETGEGAKQCLPLLKDEDIDRMYGYHNMSGMPYQSINIKDGNLQCASTGMTIRMTGKPAHASTPEDGINPSYSIARLINEIPKLAEASRSLLLATIVNVDIGTRDFGMAAYEGELSLTIRALHEKELEVLKADIITIAHEEAMNRGMKVSFEYSDEFPETVNDSAMADEVRWAAGECGLEVNELQEAIRGSEDFGHYAKEVPAAYFYIGNGENHPPLHTSEYDFIDEHIKTGCNMFEMLANV is encoded by the coding sequence ATGGATATCAACAACTTTGAACGCGCCAGAGAACTGCGTCATGAACTGCATGCGAACCCCGAACTCTCGAACGAAGAGACCTGGACGAAGCAGCATCTGATGGATTTTCTGAAGAGACATACTTCGCTTGAAATCATCAACCGCGGTACCTGGTTCTATGCCGCATACCGCAGTGGGGCTGATGGACTCAGCATTGCCTTCCGTGCAGATTTCGATGCACTCCCGATGGACGAAACCATCGATGTCCCCTGGGCTTCGAAATTCCCGGGCAAAGCACACAAATGTGGCCATGACGGCCACTCGGCGACCCTGGCAGCCTTTGCACTCGAAATCGACCAGAAAGGCTGCAGCAACAACATCTTCTTCCTTTTCCAGCCCGCTGAAGAGACCGGGGAAGGGGCAAAGCAGTGTCTTCCCCTGCTTAAGGATGAGGACATCGACAGGATGTATGGCTACCATAATATGAGCGGCATGCCATACCAGTCGATCAACATAAAAGATGGAAACCTCCAGTGTGCCTCGACAGGGATGACCATCAGAATGACGGGAAAGCCCGCCCATGCGAGCACACCGGAAGACGGCATCAATCCGTCCTATTCCATCGCACGCCTCATCAATGAAATTCCAAAGCTGGCCGAAGCAAGCCGCAGCCTCCTGCTCGCTACCATCGTCAATGTGGATATCGGCACCCGCGACTTCGGCATGGCGGCATATGAAGGGGAACTGTCGCTTACCATCCGCGCCCTTCATGAAAAGGAACTCGAGGTGCTGAAGGCGGATATCATCACCATTGCGCATGAGGAGGCGATGAATCGTGGAATGAAGGTTTCATTCGAGTATTCGGATGAATTCCCTGAAACCGTGAACGATTCGGCGATGGCCGACGAAGTGCGCTGGGCCGCTGGGGAATGCGGACTCGAGGTAAATGAACTCCAGGAAGCAATCCGCGGCTCTGAAGATTTCGGCCACTATGCCAAAGAAGTCCCTGCTGCATACTTCTATATCGGCAATGGGGAGAATCACCCACCCCTCCACACTTCAGAATATGATTTCATCGATGAGCATATAAAAACAGGGTGTAATATGTTTGAAATGTTGGCAAATGTATAA
- a CDS encoding fumarylacetoacetate hydrolase family protein → MKILFGAEVTEHSDINEDNLHGYVAGLVITNDISARDIQLPQGQWLKGKSYRTFCPTGPYLYLLDEEEMPLIHELELDLWVNDDLRQSANTDQLLFKPAETLVELAGIMDLSRGDLVMTGTTGGVAMNLTPELLGKVTSLAMPGQDKIDMLVEDQEGNGRYLKDGDVIRRCHHRQPESCAPGFRSP, encoded by the coding sequence ATGAAAATACTTTTCGGTGCGGAGGTTACAGAGCATTCGGATATAAATGAAGACAACCTGCATGGGTATGTGGCGGGGCTTGTCATCACCAATGACATATCGGCACGTGACATACAACTGCCTCAGGGCCAGTGGCTGAAGGGTAAGAGCTATCGTACATTCTGTCCGACAGGTCCATACCTGTATCTGCTTGATGAGGAGGAAATGCCACTCATCCATGAGCTGGAACTTGATCTATGGGTCAACGATGACCTGCGCCAGTCCGCAAACACGGACCAGCTTCTGTTCAAGCCTGCAGAGACGCTGGTGGAGCTTGCCGGCATCATGGATCTCTCAAGAGGCGACCTCGTCATGACTGGAACGACCGGCGGTGTCGCAATGAATCTGACACCTGAGCTCCTCGGCAAAGTGACGAGCCTTGCGATGCCGGGTCAGGATAAGATCGACATGTTGGTTGAAGATCAGGAAGGCAACGGAAGATATCTGAAGGATGGGGATGTGATCCGCCGGTGCCATCATCGACAGCCGGAAAGTTGCGCCCCAGGATTTCGATCTCCCTGA
- a CDS encoding ABC transporter permease, with protein MSQMVPLFKKELIESWRNFKFAAIVIVFSIIGILSPFTALILPDILGMVMDDSGVTVDIPESTSLDSYMQFFSNMNQMGLVIFVIVFGSILTHEFTRNTLVNLVTKGLKRTYVIVVKASFLMLVWTVGYVISALVAYAYTIYYWDEPVDHLLLAFSMTWLYGLFIISLILLASTLFTNSFIAVLFSVVAVVIVMLMAGIHPDIAEYLPQYLIGNNVGLLAGEIAAGDVVWPMVITAAVSLVFILLAVIRFKKVPMN; from the coding sequence ATGAGCCAGATGGTGCCGCTTTTCAAAAAGGAGCTCATCGAATCGTGGCGCAACTTCAAGTTTGCGGCGATCGTCATCGTATTTTCGATCATTGGGATACTCAGTCCGTTCACGGCGCTCATATTGCCTGATATACTCGGCATGGTCATGGACGACTCGGGCGTTACGGTCGACATTCCTGAATCTACGTCACTGGATTCCTACATGCAGTTCTTCAGCAACATGAACCAGATGGGACTGGTGATCTTCGTCATCGTCTTCGGCAGCATCCTCACGCATGAATTCACCCGCAACACGCTGGTGAACCTGGTGACCAAGGGGCTGAAGCGGACGTATGTGATTGTGGTCAAAGCTTCATTCCTCATGCTCGTTTGGACTGTGGGATATGTCATCAGTGCACTGGTGGCCTATGCATACACGATCTACTACTGGGATGAGCCGGTGGACCATCTCTTGTTGGCATTCAGTATGACGTGGTTATACGGTCTATTCATCATCAGCCTCATTCTGTTAGCTTCAACCCTCTTCACGAACAGCTTCATCGCAGTGCTGTTCAGTGTTGTCGCAGTCGTCATCGTGATGCTGATGGCGGGGATTCATCCGGATATCGCAGAATATCTGCCACAATATCTGATCGGCAACAATGTGGGTCTTCTTGCAGGGGAGATTGCTGCAGGAGATGTAGTTTGGCCGATGGTAATCACTGCAGCAGTGAGCCTGGTGTTCATACTTCTGGCCGTAATCAGGTTTAAAAAGGTGCCGATGAATTGA
- the xylE gene encoding D-xylose transporter XylE, which translates to MAQHYNRGFIVAITLIATLGGLLFGYDTAVISGAEQSLQKYITADYNSFIHGVTVSSALIGCVIGGLLSGRIAAAFGRKRSLQLAALLLMVSAFLSAYPELIFFEVGESGLALLIMFNIYRIIGGIGVGLASAVSPMFISEMAPSGIRGRLVSWNQFAIIFGMLVVYFVNYAITFGQSDLWIDDMGWRYMFASEAVPALVFFLLLFMVPETPRHLTLNDEEDKALTVLNRIYRSPSHAKKILANIKSTKDGQSEQKTPLFTFGKKVIIIGILISFFQQFIGINVALYYAPRIFADLGAGANASMVQTVVMGLVNVIFTLVAIMYVDKFGRKPLLIIGSTGMAVGMMGVSTLAGFGIIGISTLVFIVIYTASFMMSWGPIAWVLLSEIFPNRVRSSAMAIAVAVQWLANFTITSFYPFMMEISGAMTYGFYALMCVLSGLFVWKFVPETKGKTLEELEELWVKR; encoded by the coding sequence ATGGCGCAACACTATAACAGAGGTTTCATCGTTGCAATCACTCTGATTGCAACACTGGGTGGGTTATTATTCGGTTACGATACCGCAGTCATTTCCGGGGCTGAACAATCGCTTCAGAAGTACATAACTGCGGATTACAATTCGTTCATCCATGGGGTGACGGTCTCCAGTGCCCTCATCGGTTGTGTAATCGGCGGGCTGTTGTCCGGTCGGATTGCTGCAGCTTTCGGACGTAAGAGATCACTGCAGTTGGCAGCACTGCTGCTGATGGTTTCTGCATTTCTTTCCGCCTATCCTGAACTTATTTTCTTTGAGGTCGGAGAGTCGGGTCTCGCCCTGCTCATCATGTTCAACATCTATCGTATTATAGGGGGGATCGGGGTCGGACTTGCCTCAGCCGTTTCTCCGATGTTCATAAGTGAGATGGCACCTTCGGGCATCAGGGGTCGTCTGGTTTCATGGAACCAGTTCGCCATCATATTCGGGATGCTCGTCGTCTACTTCGTCAACTATGCCATTACATTCGGACAGTCGGACTTATGGATCGACGATATGGGCTGGAGATACATGTTCGCATCAGAAGCAGTGCCGGCATTGGTCTTCTTCCTCTTGCTGTTCATGGTACCTGAAACCCCGCGCCATCTGACATTGAACGATGAAGAAGACAAGGCTTTGACGGTGCTGAACAGAATCTACCGCTCACCATCCCATGCCAAAAAGATTCTGGCGAACATCAAATCAACGAAAGATGGACAGAGCGAGCAGAAGACGCCGCTATTCACTTTCGGCAAGAAGGTCATCATCATCGGCATCTTGATCTCCTTCTTCCAGCAGTTCATCGGCATAAATGTGGCACTGTACTATGCACCACGTATATTTGCAGATCTCGGTGCAGGTGCAAACGCATCGATGGTACAGACAGTTGTGATGGGGCTTGTGAATGTCATATTCACACTCGTTGCCATCATGTATGTAGATAAGTTCGGCCGTAAGCCGCTGCTCATCATAGGTTCAACTGGTATGGCAGTGGGCATGATGGGTGTAAGTACGCTTGCAGGTTTCGGCATCATCGGCATTTCAACCCTTGTATTCATCGTCATCTACACAGCCTCATTCATGATGAGTTGGGGACCGATTGCCTGGGTGCTCCTTTCCGAGATATTCCCGAACAGGGTCCGGAGCAGTGCGATGGCCATAGCGGTAGCGGTGCAGTGGCTGGCGAACTTCACAATCACTTCCTTCTATCCTTTCATGATGGAAATAAGCGGAGCCATGACATACGGCTTCTATGCTCTGATGTGTGTCCTTTCAGGTCTCTTCGTATGGAAGTTCGTTCCTGAAACGAAAGGGAAAACGTTGGAAGAGCTTGAAGAGCTGTGGGTAAAGAGATGA
- a CDS encoding 2,3-butanediol dehydrogenase yields MRAAVFHDAKDIRVEDVETPEISEGKVKVKVAWAGICGSDLHEYNAGPIFIPKGEASPMTGRKAPLTMGHEFSGTVEEVGAGVEGLKAGDKVTINPLITQEVHDEPLVDMYKGFTFVGLGSDGGFADYVVVDRKNIVKLEDDTSLELGALVEPTAVALQAIRESEMQFSDSVAVFGAGPIGLLTIIAARAAGAKDIFAFDLSDERLKKAKEVGATHVVNSGNEDPIDYIHEYYPDGVDRTFEVAGVGVTVDQSIQATRARGMVTLVSIFEKPIEFNPMSLTASGVRIASTLAYEPDIFEATVKMMESGQIDPFPVITDHIELNEIVDKGFEALLNDKSQSKILVKLSGDK; encoded by the coding sequence ATGCGTGCAGCAGTATTTCACGATGCAAAGGATATTCGCGTAGAAGACGTTGAAACACCGGAAATCAGTGAAGGTAAAGTTAAGGTCAAAGTTGCCTGGGCCGGCATTTGTGGCAGTGATCTCCATGAGTATAACGCTGGTCCCATCTTCATCCCGAAAGGGGAAGCATCTCCGATGACCGGCAGAAAGGCACCGCTGACCATGGGCCATGAGTTTTCAGGTACTGTGGAGGAAGTCGGTGCAGGTGTTGAAGGCCTTAAGGCTGGAGACAAGGTGACGATCAATCCGCTCATCACCCAGGAAGTGCATGATGAACCGCTGGTCGACATGTACAAGGGGTTCACTTTCGTGGGTCTCGGCAGTGACGGCGGATTTGCCGACTATGTTGTTGTAGACAGGAAAAATATAGTGAAACTTGAAGATGACACTTCCCTCGAACTCGGTGCACTTGTCGAACCGACAGCTGTTGCCCTTCAGGCAATCCGAGAATCCGAAATGCAGTTCAGCGACTCAGTTGCAGTATTCGGAGCGGGTCCAATCGGACTGCTGACGATCATTGCCGCCCGGGCTGCGGGTGCAAAGGACATCTTTGCATTCGACCTCAGCGATGAACGTCTTAAGAAGGCGAAGGAAGTCGGCGCGACACATGTGGTCAATTCCGGCAATGAAGATCCGATCGATTATATTCATGAGTACTATCCCGACGGTGTTGACCGGACATTCGAAGTGGCTGGTGTCGGTGTGACAGTCGACCAGTCCATCCAGGCGACACGTGCGCGCGGCATGGTGACGCTCGTCTCCATCTTCGAAAAGCCGATTGAATTCAATCCGATGTCCCTCACCGCAAGCGGTGTACGTATCGCATCCACTCTGGCCTACGAGCCGGACATTTTTGAGGCGACGGTCAAGATGATGGAAAGTGGACAGATCGATCCATTCCCGGTCATCACCGACCACATCGAATTGAACGAAATCGTCGACAAGGGATTTGAGGCCCTGCTGAATGACAAGAGCCAGTCCAAAATTCTTGTGAAACTCAGTGGCGACAAGTAA
- the mhqE gene encoding ring-cleaving dioxygenase MhqE has protein sequence MKNEGLLGIHHVTAMTDDAVRNYEFFTDVLGMRLVKKTVNQDDIHTYHTFFADDVGSPGTDMTFFDFPNNPKGSPGSNSIYRTAFRVPDDAAIEYYRDRFDEFGVKHDGVQELFGKKVLPFEESDGQKYQLISDEKNEGVAPGIPWKNGPVPEDKAIYGLGPIEIHISYFEDFKKVLTDVYGMKPVVEEPDVALLDVGEGGNGGQVILRKDESESAMQGYGEVHHVSFRVADHEVIKKWEDKYNEIGMRHSGNVDRFYFEALYTRVGHILIELSTDGPGFMDDEPYETLGESLALPPFLEERREYIENQVRPFDTKRSK, from the coding sequence ATGAAAAACGAAGGACTGCTCGGCATACACCATGTCACAGCAATGACGGATGACGCGGTGAGAAATTATGAGTTCTTTACAGATGTTTTGGGCATGCGTCTTGTGAAGAAGACGGTGAACCAGGATGACATACACACGTACCACACATTTTTTGCGGATGATGTCGGTTCGCCGGGAACGGATATGACATTCTTTGACTTCCCGAACAACCCGAAAGGATCGCCTGGGTCGAACTCCATCTATAGAACGGCATTCAGGGTGCCGGATGATGCGGCGATCGAATACTACAGGGATCGCTTCGATGAATTCGGGGTGAAGCATGACGGCGTTCAGGAGCTCTTCGGCAAGAAGGTGCTGCCGTTCGAGGAGTCTGATGGACAGAAGTACCAGCTGATTTCCGATGAAAAGAATGAAGGGGTCGCACCCGGAATTCCATGGAAGAATGGACCTGTACCTGAGGACAAGGCGATATACGGCCTCGGACCGATTGAGATCCACATCAGTTACTTCGAGGATTTCAAGAAGGTGCTGACGGATGTCTATGGCATGAAGCCGGTTGTGGAAGAGCCGGACGTGGCCCTTCTCGACGTTGGTGAAGGTGGCAACGGCGGTCAGGTCATCCTGAGGAAGGACGAGTCTGAATCTGCGATGCAGGGTTATGGTGAAGTGCACCATGTATCGTTCAGGGTGGCGGACCATGAAGTGATCAAAAAATGGGAAGATAAGTATAACGAAATCGGCATGCGTCATTCCGGCAATGTGGACCGCTTCTACTTTGAGGCGCTATATACGCGGGTAGGACACATCCTGATTGAACTGTCCACCGACGGCCCAGGGTTCATGGATGACGAACCGTATGAAACGCTCGGCGAAAGCCTCGCATTGCCGCCTTTCCTCGAGGAGCGGCGCGAGTATATCGAAAATCAGGTTCGTCCATTCGATACGAAGCGTTCGAAATAG